CGACGCTTTATCGATTTCAATCGTCGGATTCGCTGCGGGCGATGCACCCGATGCAGGACTTGCCTTTTCAGCAGCGGCAGATGGGCTACCGCCTGCATTGCCGGACGTTGCGTTCTCTGATGCGGCGGCGTTGGATGCAGGCGTCCCGTTGGCTTGCGCTGGGCCGCTGGCTTGCGGTGCGCCTCTGGCTGTAGTGGAGTTGCTCGACGAAGCTTTTTCGCCGACGGGGGCACCATTCGTTGTGGCAACTGAGCTGCTTGGTGGAGCGGCTTGTGGAGCAGGCGGCGTTGAAGGTGATGCAGTGACCGACGGTGAAGACTGCATCGCTGCTGCTGCGGCTTCGATGGCGTTTGAATTAAGCGTTAGCTTTTTTTTTTCGCCACCCGCTGCGGACGATGAACTTGGGCCGCTTTTGGCAGCCGCGGCCAGATCTGCAATCGCTTGCAAGTCGGGCAAATTGCAAACTTGGATCAGAGTCGATTCCAGCAACACACGTCCGTAAACACTGTGCCTGACTCGGACAAGTGTTTGGTCAATCAAAGCGACCACGGCAAGCACCGTTTGCAGGCCCCAGGTGTCGGCGAGCTTTTTCAGTTCGTCGTGCATGGAGGCCGCAGTATGTCTTTGTAGCGATGGATCGCAGCCGACCGAAACCGCCATCAGGTCGCGAAAATAACCCAGCAGCTGCTCTGCAATTCTGCTCGCATCGACTCCGGCATCGATCGCCGCATCCAACTGTTTCAGCGCCGATGCGGCGTCACGATTGCACATCGCGGTCGCTAGTGCGTGCAGCCGTTCATCATCGGCTGTCCCAAGCATCGAATGGACTTGGTCCGCTGTCAGGTGTCCGTTGCTGAAGCTTAGAACTTGTTCAAGCAAAGACTGGCTGTCACGCATCGAACCGGCGGCACGTCGTGCGACCAATTCCAAAGCCTCGTCATCCGCTTCCGCGTTTTCCGCGGTCACGATCTCACGTAGCCGTCCAACGATTTTTGAGACCTCGACAGGAGCAAAGTCAAACCGTTGGCAGCGACTGAGCACCGTGATCGGCATCTTTTCCGGATCGGTAGTGCAAAAGATGAACTTCACATGCTCCGGTGGCTCTTCGAGCGTTTTTAACAACGCATTGAATGCCGCCTGCGTCAGCATGTGGACTTCATCGATGATGTAAATTTTGTACCGTGAGCGGCTGGGGCGGACGCCGACGTTGGCTCGCAGCGAGCGGATTTCGTCGATACCCCGGTTGCTTGCACCGTCGATCTCGATCACGTCGATGTCTTCACCAACGTCGATCGCCTGGGCGATATCACTTGACGAATCGAATTCCGCATTCGGTCCGGAAGGGTTGTTCAGGGCTTTTGCAAAAATCCGAGCGGTGCTGGTTTTGCCTACCCCGCGGGCACCGGTGAATAAGTACGCATGCCCCACCCGGCCGGTTTCGATCGCGTTGGCGAGAGCCCGGCCGACATGTTCCTGACCGACCAATTCGCCGAAATTTTTCGGGCGATAGCGACGTGCGACGACGACGTAGGCGGAATCTTTTTCGCTGGAAGAAGCGGCTTCGGACATGCGGAAAAGGCAAAGTAGGATGCGGCAAAAATGTGATCGTTACGCATCGTACACAAAAACACAAGTCACCGCCTCGGCTGCTCGGTATGTCTGTAGTTTCAGCGGGTTTTGGGGGCGAAATCGCCCTTCTGGATGAATCTGTTCATCGCGGTGAGTTTTGAAATTTCCGGTGGCATTGCTAAAACGGAAATGAGACTACAATGACGGTCCCGCCACTCAAAACCCACCTGCCTCTATGTCACTGCGAAAAAGCTGCCGTCAGGCCGCTCCGATGCTGCCATTATCTGACTTGGCGACATCCACTGTTGGGCTCGCGATCGTCTCGGTTGCTGTCTTGTTCACGCCGATCCAATGCATCGCACAATCGGCAGAGAAACAGTCCCCAGGGCAAGCGAACTCGGCTGACGCTGTCGATTCATTTACCGAAAGTATTCAGCCCGTATTGGATGCACACTGTGTCGATTGCCATGGGAAAGACGATCCCGATGGGGCGCTCGATTTAACCGCTTTCGATTCGACTCGGTCAGTCAAGTCACACTTTGCCATTTGGGATTTGATTCGGCAAAGAGTTGCAGACGGAGAAATGCCGCCCGCCGATTCGGGTTATGACATCGAACCCGATGATCAGGCTGAATTCCTCGGATGGATTGGCGACCGCCGCGATGATTTCATTGAGCGGCATGCCGGCGATCCTGGCGAAGTACTCGCCCACCGATTGAGTGCATCGGAATACAACTACACGATTGCAGATCTGACCGGAGTCGATATCCGTCCGGCCGACAGTTTCCCCATCGATCCCTCCAATACGGCTGGCTTTGACAACTCGGGTGAGTCGTTGGTGATGACGCCGTCGCTATTGTCAAAGTACATCGATGCGGCAAGGTTCGTGTCGGACCACGTCTTGTTCTTGCCAGACGGTTTGGGCTTCGCTCCCCACCCCGTTGTGACGGACACCGATCGTGACAAGTATTGCGTTCGCCAGATTGTCGATTTCTATGAATCGCAAACCGTCGCCATCGAAAAATACTTGTTCGCCATTTGGGAACTGCGACAACGATCGGCACAGGCAAAGATCGATTCAGACGCGATCGATCAGACTGCGGCAAGCAACCGGCTTAGTGCAAAGTATCTGACGACCTTGTGGGAAACACTCAATCCCGATCGGCAGCTCGTTGGTCCGCTAAAGCAAATTCAAACACGAATCGTAGAGCTTGGTTCCGATCGCGACGCTGCACTGGAAAACTGCAAAGCGATTGCCAACGACATTGCAGAATTGCGCAGTGCGTTGACGTTTGAGTTTCCTCATCTACGTGTTTCGGGAATCAACTCGGGTTCGCAACCGCTGGTGCTATGGCGGAACCGGCAAAAGGCAACTCATCGAATGTCACTCAACGAAGAGGCGTTCGAAAAGCTTGTTGGGACCGAGGATTCTTCCGCTGATGAGTCATCCGAAGATCAAATGGTTTATGCATTGGTGTCGTCCGATGATGCCGCCGCCGACCAACCGTTGTTACAGGCTTACCAGACGTTTTGTCGATTGTTTCCCGATCGCTTCTACGTTGATCGTCGAGGCCGCGAGTATGTCGGTCAGAAGGAAAAGGACTTCAACCGAGAAAGCGAATACCGACTTTTGAGTGCCGGTTTTCACAGCATGATGGGCTATTTCCGTGATGATCAGCCTCTTTGCGAACTGATGCTCACCGAAGATCAACGCCAGCAGCTGGATCGTCTTTGGTTCCAACTGGATTTTGTTGCTGATGTGCCTGCCCGGCAACATTCGGGATTTATCTGGTTCGAACGCGCCGAAGGACGTTACCTGGTCGATTCGGAATTTGATGCCTTTCGCTCGGCCGACAAAAATGCGACTTCACCGCAGATGGTTGACCGATTGGCAGAAGCATACATCGCCAAGGCCGAACGGATCGGAGCGAACGACCAGGCACTCGATGCGATGCGATTTCACTTCGCCGCGGTCAACCAAAAAATTCAAACGGTTGTCAGTGCCAAGGCCTCATCGCTCGAGTCTCAGATTGATGATTTGGAGCGTATCGCAGAGAAAGCTTTCAGACGCCCGTTGACAAAGTCTGAGCAAAGTGGACTGAAAGAGTTCTACGACCAGTTGGTTCGCGTCGATGGTCTCAATCACGAAGATGCGATCCGTGATGTGATCGTCAGCATTCTCGTTTCGCCGCATTTCTGTTACCGGGTTCACGAGACCAGTGGTGAAGGTGAAGTGGTCTCGCTTGAGGCGTATGAATTGGCCTCGCGATTAAGCTATTTCATCTGGGCCAGCATGCCTGACGAGCGACTGTTGGAACTGGCGGCAAGTCAACAGATTCTGAACCCAGAGGTTTTAAAGGCAGAGTGCCGACGACTTCTTCAAGACGAAAAAGCAAACGGGTTGGCTGTCGAGTTTGGTGGAAACTGGCTTGGCTTTCGGCAATTCAAATCGCACACCGGCGTTGATCGAAACCGATTCGAACAGTTCGATCAGTCGCTTCAAGACGCGATGTTTGAAGAACCCGTTCGGTTTTTTAATGACGTGTTGCGGCGTGATGGTTCGGTTCTGGACTTTCTGTATGCAGACCACACGTTCGTCAATTCGGCACTGGCGAAACACTACGGAGTTGAAGAAGACTTCGCGGATGATTCGCAGTGGATGCGTCTCGATAATGCATCGATGTATGGACGAGGCGGGGTGCTGCCGATGGGGGTGTTCCTAACAAAGAACTCCCCAGGTTTGCGAACCAGTCCTGTCAAGCGAGGGTTTTGGGTCGTGCGGCAACTGTTAGGAACGCATATTCCCGCCCCTCCGCCAAACGTGCCAGAATTACCTGAAGATGAATCCAAGCTCGGTGAACTGACGCTGCGCGAAGTTTTGGCGAAACATCGCGAGCATGTCAGCTGTTCAGGTTGCCACGAAAAGTTTGATTCGGTCGGATTAGTCTTCGAAGGCTTTGGGCCTATCGGCGAGCGTCGCGAAAATGATTTGGCAGGCAATCCTGTCGACGTGCTTGCGGAATTTCCCGATGGCTCGAAACACTCGGGAGTCAACGGCCTGAAGGATTACATCCGATCCGCACGCGAAGCCGAGTTCGTCGACAACCTGTGTGAAAAACTGTTGTCGTATGCACTGGGGCGGTCTTTGATGATCTCGGACGAACCCTTGGTCGAATCGATGAAACAAGATTTGATCGACAACCAGTATTCGTTTTCAGCAATGGTCGAAACGATTGTGACCAGCGATCAATTTTTGAAACGCAGACTGTAAAACGCGAATCGCATGCCACGCTAAACAAATTCATCGCGACCGTGATTCGGCGAGATGATCGATTGACTCTCCGTTCAGTTTAGGGATCCAAAGATGCAAGACCGCCCGGAAAACACTCAACGCCTGTCCCGCCGATTGCTGCTTCAAGGGACTGGGGTCTCGATGGCGCTTCCGTGGTTGGAATCGGTCGCCGTTTGGGGTGACGAAAACGCATCGGCCTCGTCTGCTTTGCCGCAGCGAATCGCGGTCATGTTTATGGCAAACGGTGTTGCCTACAACCATTGGTGGGCCAAAGGGCAAGGCTCGGAAATGGAGCTTGGCGATTGTTTGATGCCGTTGGATCCCTTCAAAGAGAAACTGAACTTTATCAAAGGGCTCTATAACCCGGCTGCCGTTGGCGTTGGGATTCACCCAGGACAAACGGGTAACCTGTTGTCCGGTGCCAAGCTGAAAAAGGGTGCGGAGCTTCGTGGTGGGGTCAGCATGGATCAAATGTTGGCCAAGCACGTCGGTGCGGAAACACTGCAGCCGAGTTTGGTGCTTGGGTGTGAGCAACCAACGACCGGGTACCACGAGACAAACTTCTCGATGGCCTACAGCTCGCATATCTCATGGCATGATGCGACTTCGCCCGTTCCGATGGAAACTTATCCTGCACTTGCATTTGATAGTTTGTTCGAAAACCGAGGGGCGATGCGGAACCGAAGTGTGCTCGACCGAGTGCGAGAACATGCCGCCAGTTTGCAGCGTCAGGTCAGCCATAGCGATCAAGCGAAGCTGGATGAGTACATGACCAGCGTCCGTGAAATCGAAAAACGGATCGAACGTATGCGCAAGCTTAGTGAGAAAGCCGAAGCGAACGCACGCGATAAAGATCTATCCGCGACCAAGATGTCACGCCCGGACGCCGGCTTGCCTGAGGACATTCGCGAACACATGCGTTTGATGTGTGACATTATCGCGACCGCGTTTCAAACTGACAAAACGCGTGTCGCGACACTGTTGCTTTGCCGTGATATCTCCGGGTTGATCTACCCGTTTTTAGATGTCCGCTTGGCACACCACTTGGCTTCGCACCGGGATACGACGGACGACTACCTGCGGATCTGTCGCTATTACATCGAACAGGTTGCGTACTTGGCGGGCAAACTCGAAAAGATGCACGAAGGCGACTCGACCGTGCTCGACAATTCCATGTTGATGTTCATGTCGAACATGTGGAGCGGAAAGAATCACGACAGTTCCAAGGTGCCACTGATTCAGGTGGGTGGTTTGGCCGGTACTGTCGAAACCGGGCGGGTGCTCGACTACAGCGAAAACTCCGATGACGAACGCAAGCTTTGCAATTTGTATCTGTCGTTGATGGATCGTATGGGAGTTCAGGTTGATGAATTCGGTGATTCAACTCAGCAGCTAGCGGGCTTTTAGCACGCCCCTCTTTTGTAGGTGCTTTCACGAATCAAGGGTCTTGCCTCAAATGGGCAAGACAGATGTCCAGACAACGCAGATATCGATTCAGAATATCTGTCATCCCCGAGGACCAGACTGTTGAAATCTCAATTCCTTTTCGTCATCGTCTTGTCAATCGCCATGGCTGCCAGCTCTGCGAATGCTCAGTTCGTCGTCGCCCACCGCGGTGCGTCGGCACAGGCCCCAGAGAACACGTTGGCAGCATTTAAACTGGCGTGGGAGCTAGGTGCGGACGCAATCGAAGGTGATTTTTACGTTACCAAAGACCAAAAAATCGTCTGCATCCACGACAAAAACACGAAGCGAACGTCACCCAATTCGCCAGTTTTGGATGTTGCCAAATCGACTTTAGAACAATTGCGGCAGGTTGATGTTGGCAAATGGAAAGATCCAAAATACGCCGGCGAGACGATGCCAACGCTTGATGAAGTTTTGGCAACTGTTCCCGACGGAAAACAGATTTTTGTCGAGGTGAAATGTGGCGTTGAGATTCTGCCGTTATTGAAGCCCGCACTTGAGAATTCGTCTCTCAAGCCCGAGCAGATTGCGATCATCTGTTTTGACGAACAGGTCGTCTCGCAAGCTCGACAGCTCATGCCTCAGTACCGCGTCAATTGGCTGACCAGCTACAATAATGGGAAGCCAACCGTTGACACCGTCGTCAAAACGCTCAAACGCACCGGGGCGACAGGCTTGGGCAGCAAAGGTGATCTCGCGATCATTGATGAAGCATTCGCCAAAAAGGTGCTGGAGTCCGGATATGAATTGCATGTCTGGACGATCAATGAAGTCGACGCGGCAAAGCAGTTTGCCGAACTTGGGGTGTTGTCGATTACCACGGACAAGCCCGACGTCATTGGCCAGGCGCTAAAAGATTAAGCGTTTCGCGGTGACCGGTACGGGGGCCTGAAGACATCTGCGTTGAATTACAACCACGTCATTTCCGTACCCGAAAATTTGCGACTCGAACAAGCAATGCGATCTCAAGCACTGAGTATTCCAATGATTCACCATGGCGCCGCCGAACGATCAATCATCGCGGTTTTGGCCATCACTATTCTGGGAATTGCAACCCTATGGCTTAGCGGTGATGGGACCAAAGGTCAGCCCGTCGGTGGTCAAATCCAAGGCCCCAGTGATCCCGTCGTTGGTGCCCCGCTTGTTTCGGGGCCAGATGGCACGCCATCGGATGATCCACAATCACGGCGAGATGTGATCGAGCTCACACGCCAGTTGAGTGATATTCGCTGGAAAGACTATCTCGGAAAGAAGGTGTTTATCCCGGGCGAGCTAGTCGTGGTCGATAACTTTAACTTGTCGCGAAATGGCCAGGTCAGCGTTGCACCGCAGCGACTGTTTATTCCAACGGAAACGATCGATCCCAATGACGCTTCAGCGCAGGGGACCAGCGTATCGGGGAAATCCAATGTCGATGCGATTTCCAAGACGCAAAGGAAAAACAACGCCAGTTGGATCATCATCGAAGACGGCGTCCAACGCAGCAATCAGTACCCCGTCCCGCTACTGCCACAGTTCGGTCGATCGATTCCATCGGTCCGTTTAGGGTCGACCGTGAAAAACCTGACTGGAAAGATCAGCGAAGAAAACGGGCGATACTATTTGACGCCTGAACTGCCGATCGATTTCACACCCATTGAGCGCCCCGAACGGCCAAGCGTCGGTGATGCCGATGTGACCGTCGCCAGTTTCAACGTTCTCAATTATTTCACGACCATCGACAATGGATCCAACGGCGCTCGGGGCGCTGATAGCCAAGAAGAATTTGAGCGACAAACGACGAAGTTGGTCGCGGCAATCGTCGGGCTTGATGCCGACGTCATCGGCTTAATGGAGCTAGAGAACAACGTCGATGCAGAACAGGCTTTAGTAAGTGCAGTCAATAAAAAGCTGGGCAAGGACGTTTATGTGGGCTGTGGAATGCCTGACGGTTTCCAGAATGCACCCGGTGGCGGCGATCAAATCCGTGTCGGAATGATCTATCGTCGTGATCGAGTCAAACCAGTTGGCAAGCCTTCGTTCATCGATGATTTTGCCTTCGTCAACGCGCGAACCCCAATGGTTCAGCAGTTTAGTTTGCCGTCCGGCGGTCAGAAATTCAGCGTGATTGTCAACCACTTCAAATCGAAAGGCGCCAACCGGGCCAGCGGTCTGAACGCCGATCAGGGTGATGGCCAAGGCGCCTACAACGACTCGCGTAAATCACAAGCCCAAGCGTTGGTGAACTACCTACGTGAGACAAAGATCGAGGCGCTTGTGATTGGCGACCTTAATTCCTACAGCGAAGAAGACCCCATCGATACGCTACGTGCCGGCGGGTTAGTCGACGTCAGCAAAACAAAGTCGACCGGGCAGTCTTACTCGTATGTCTATTTCGGACAAGCTGGTTCACTAGACCATTGCTTTGCAACACCAAAGTTGGCTGCGAAGGTGACCGGAGTCGCCGATTGGCATATCAATTCGGACGAGCCGCGTTGCTTGGACTACAACACCGAATTCGGTACCGGCGTCTTTTTCAAACCTGATGCCTTCCGCTGCTCGGACCATGACCCCGTACTGATCGGGCTTAAGCTGAAGTAGTCGCAGCGAGTTAAACAGTAACGGACGCCTGCGACCTTTGGCTCATTTCATCGAGATGGATGAGCTGGCAGCTTCGGTTGCAGTCTGCAGAAGTTCCAAGTCCGCTTCGGTAGGATCGGTGACCGCTTTGACACGTGAAAGCTTTTGATGGAGACCGATCGGAATCCGAACCATTGCGCTGGCAGGACCGCTACCTGTCGATAGTTTGAAGACCGATTTGGGAAACGGTCCGAACAAATGGTTGGTTTGGTCAACTCGAAAAAAGGATCGAGGGTCATAGAGCCTCGTTTTTTCGAGCATCGCGTTGAACTCGTTCTGCAGGTTCTCACCGAGGATCTTTGTTCGATTCTCATTGCCGTCCAGCGATTCGGTCGCGGGCTGGTGCGACACCAACGTGACAATTGGGTCGCCGTTATCGGCCGCGGCCGTATCAGGATCGGTAAGGGCGACTTCGCAATAGCGATTGTTGCCGTCGGGGTTCAACACATAGATCGGCGTCCGATAGGGGCGGTTCCCTGTTTCCAGTGTGTGCGACTGAGAGTAAAGGATTTCAGAACGCGAGTTTGTCGACTTGTTGGCGAGTGCCTGAACCGAAAACTGGTGCGTCCCTAATGGCAGCGTTAAACGTCGGCAGTGTCCCGCATTGACCTGTGCTACGAAGACATCGTCAACGTAAACATTGATCGGGCGTTCCTCGCCGTTGTCGATATGAACAAAGGCTTCGGTGACTTCCCTGCACCCGGTCGGAGCCAGCAATAAGATGGCCACCGCGGCGGTGAATAGGAGCGATCGGCAGTTCATTTTTGAAAGCGAATTGAGATTTGCTTGAGAGACGTGACAAACATTTGTCTGTTTCGCGGGGTAGAAAGTTCCCGCCGTCAGTTCTCGCTGTTTGGCCCGCCTGCCAATTTGAGCCTGTGTTGCGTCGCAATCACGAATGGCTCAGCATGAACATCAGATTTCTGTCAATTTCAACCAGAGCCTAGGTTGCAATCATGCCCCGGGTGGGTGTCTGGATCGACAAACTGCCGCAGGCAATTCCGGTCCTAGCGAATAAGCCAGCGATTCATCGTCCGGTTGGGTGGTTCGGCGGAACAATGCGTTCGGGCAAGGCCTTTGCGACCTGCTAAAATGCGAACGGATGAGGCAGGAACCTGCGTTGCGGTTCGCCCTCATTGACGGTTACCTTCCAAACGCGGATGACTCGTTAAAACTCAAGCGGCGCAGTCAGCATCCCGCTGAAAGCTGTATCGATGATTTGGACAACTTTGTCTTCGCATTTGTGTTCGACAAGGTGAATCGAAGTTCTCGATGCACCGGATGCGTTTCTTTTCAGAACTGGTTTTAAGACTCATAGACTCGGATTGACAGGATTTTGAATCGATGAAATCGGCGTACGATTGCGTTGTCATAGGTGCGGGGCCAGCTGGCGGAGCCACGGCGGCGATGACTGCCGAAGGCGGCTTGAGCACGTTGTTGATCGAGCGTGAGCAGGTGCCGCGTTTCCATGTCGGCGAGTCTTTGATGCCGGAAACCTATTGGCCGCTTCAGCGGCTGGGATTGAACGAAAAAGTTAAAGCGTCCGGCTGGCAGGTCAAAAAGAGCGTGCAATTCGTCACGGCCAATGGCAAAGAGTCTGCACCGTTCTTTTTCCGACGCCACGACGAACGTGACTGCAGTGACACTTGGCAGGTCGAGCGAAGTGAATTTGACAAAATGCTTTTCGATCGCGCCGCCGAGCTCGGTGCTGATTGTGTCGACCAAACACGTCTCACCGATGTGATGTTTGATGACTCGGGTAAGGCCACTGGTGTTGTCGTCCGAGACCGCAACGGCGCGACGCAATCGATCGAGGCAAAAGTGGTGGTCGATGCGACAGGTCAGCAGTCGTTCATCGCCAACAAGCTCGGACTCAAAAAGGTGAATCCTGAGCTTAAGAAAGCAGCGATCTGGGGATACTATCGCGATGCGATGCGTGGTGAAGGCGACAACGAAGGCGCCACAATCATCATGCAGACTGAATCGAAAGAGTCATGGTTCTGGTTCATCCCACTTTCCCGTGGGATCACCAGCATCGGATGTGTTGCCGACAACGACTATCTGCTCAAAGGACGCGGCAACCAAGAAGAAACCTTTGCCGAGGAACTTGCGATCTGTCCGGGCCTGAAGCCTCGCCTCGAAAAGGCAACGCGTCTGGGAAGCCTGCGCACGGCAAAGGAATTCTCTTACATGTCAACGCAGCATTCTGGCGACGGATGGGTGCTTGTGGGTGATGCCTTCGGATTTATTGATCCCGTGTACTCGTCCGGCGTTTACTTCGCATTGGAAATGGGCGTTCGTGCCGGTGATGCGATTGTCGATGGAATAAAGAAGGGTGATCTGTCGGCCAGCCAACTGGGCTGCTGGACCGAAGATTTCATGCAGGGTGCGACCTGGGTTCGCAAGCTGGTCCATGCTTTCTACAGCAAGGAATTCAGCATCGGGCATTTCATGAAGGAGCATCCCGAGCACCGTAGCTGCCTGACGGATGTCCTGATCGGTCGAATTTTCCACGATGGCGCAAAAAAAATGTTCGACGACATGGACAAGTCAATCGAGAAGGTTCGCACCGCGATGGCGAGCTGACTGCGGAACTACCGGTTTAAAAGACGAACGGCGTGCTGATGAAGCACGCCGTTTCTGTTTTAGATGATCAAGCGATGGCCGAACCCTGCTAATAGTGAGCCCAGACCGTGTGGTGATACTTAAGCGCTGACGGCGCTTGCCGATCGTTCATGCGGTGAATCGGTGTCACGACACGCTTCGACGACGGCGAATCGTTCACGCCACAGAAGTTTCTGCAAGAAACCTGGGCGGCGGAGGTTCGGATCATCTGGCTCGATTGTGTGACGTTTTCCACGCGCGGTGACTAAGCAAAGTCGTCCATCAGATAAGACTTCATCGACGATCCAGAACTTATCAACCACATAGCGGTAAGTCTCGCCTTTGCTCGACGCGATGACTTGTGCGGCACGTCGTCCCGGATTTGCACCTTGCTTGCTTTTTCGATAAACGGCCCAGTCGCCAGCTCGCCAATTTGCATGCATAGGTCAAGTACCTTTTGATATGACTTTCGAGTTCGTTCCATCCCTCGTGCTGGTAGTTGTCCCCCAAAGGGACTCACTTCAACATTAGAAACAAAACCGACCCAAGGACAGTTGAAAACACGTGAATACTGTATTTTCTTCGCTAGATTCATAGATTCTTTGCAAACTTGGTGCCGCCCGAGGGCAAAACTTCGTGAATCAATGAAAAAGACTGCTGAGTCGGCGATCGAGCCCCGTTTGAACCGAGCCTAGCTAATATGACCCTCAGGTTGCGGCGTTAAAGCGAGACGCTTTAAACTTAGCATTGGTTCACGGCGATTCGTTGCCTGTTCGATTGGTCGAAGTCTGCCCAATCCGTTAGCAGAGAACCACCGATTTGCGGCAATCGACCAACTGCCGATCACACATCGAAGGAATGTCATGACTGTTGTTTCAAATAGCCTCTTGGGGTGGACACTTCCACTCGGTCAGAGTTCGCAAGTGATTGGTTTGGTGGTCATCGTGCTGATCATCATGGCCGTGGTTTTCGGCGTGATTTTCGGCTTCTTTGCTCTGCGATACGGAAAGCTTTGGGTGCAGGCATATATGTCTGTTGCAGACGTCAGCGCACCGAGTCTGATCCGGATGCACTTCACCAAGGTCAACCCGAACGTCATCGTTCAAGCGAAGGTGATGTCCGCACAGGCCGGGTTGGATATCGGACGAAAAAACGGCATCAGCACTCGGAGGCTGGAAGCGCACTACTTGGCCGGCGGGAATGTTATGAACGTGATTCATGCGATCATCGCTGCGGCTAGAGCGGAGATTCCTTTGGATTT
This Stieleria sp. JC731 DNA region includes the following protein-coding sequences:
- a CDS encoding NAD(P)/FAD-dependent oxidoreductase, translating into MKSAYDCVVIGAGPAGGATAAMTAEGGLSTLLIEREQVPRFHVGESLMPETYWPLQRLGLNEKVKASGWQVKKSVQFVTANGKESAPFFFRRHDERDCSDTWQVERSEFDKMLFDRAAELGADCVDQTRLTDVMFDDSGKATGVVVRDRNGATQSIEAKVVVDATGQQSFIANKLGLKKVNPELKKAAIWGYYRDAMRGEGDNEGATIIMQTESKESWFWFIPLSRGITSIGCVADNDYLLKGRGNQEETFAEELAICPGLKPRLEKATRLGSLRTAKEFSYMSTQHSGDGWVLVGDAFGFIDPVYSSGVYFALEMGVRAGDAIVDGIKKGDLSASQLGCWTEDFMQGATWVRKLVHAFYSKEFSIGHFMKEHPEHRSCLTDVLIGRIFHDGAKKMFDDMDKSIEKVRTAMAS